Proteins encoded in a region of the Myxococcus virescens genome:
- a CDS encoding carboxypeptidase-like regulatory domain-containing protein, with the protein MRASRHPSFLALAALAVAGACGGFNNGPLEAGTVRGRILEVESDVAVVSVFGKPDLRASVSPDGRFELRDVPATSVELFLVASRTRAARTKVLAEGARIIDVGTIDAPLGGFITVRVRDSQGGIPPRAKVEVDETVFDDLEVDASSGEVRIGPLPAGCYTLEVEGDEHDETDEDVCVREGEELVREVVLGNDDHGGDDDGGSADNGGDE; encoded by the coding sequence ATGCGTGCGTCGAGACATCCGTCGTTCCTGGCATTGGCGGCGCTGGCCGTCGCGGGAGCCTGTGGCGGATTCAACAACGGGCCGTTGGAGGCGGGCACCGTGCGCGGGCGAATCCTCGAAGTCGAGTCCGACGTGGCGGTGGTGAGCGTGTTCGGTAAGCCCGACCTACGCGCGAGCGTGTCCCCAGACGGGCGCTTCGAATTGAGGGACGTCCCCGCCACCTCCGTGGAGTTGTTCCTGGTTGCCTCGCGAACTCGGGCTGCCCGCACGAAGGTGCTGGCAGAGGGAGCTCGCATCATCGACGTGGGCACTATCGACGCGCCCCTGGGAGGCTTCATCACCGTGCGCGTGCGGGACAGCCAGGGCGGCATCCCGCCGCGCGCCAAGGTGGAGGTGGACGAAACCGTGTTCGATGATCTGGAGGTGGACGCATCGAGCGGCGAGGTGCGCATCGGTCCTTTGCCTGCGGGCTGCTACACGCTGGAGGTCGAGGGTGACGAGCACGACGAGACGGACGAAGACGTCTGCGTCCGTGAAGGGGAGGAGCTGGTGCGCGAGGTCGTCTTGGGCAACGATGACCACGGAGGAGATGACGACGGCGGCTCGGCTGACAACGGCGGGGACGAATAG
- a CDS encoding caspase family protein, giving the protein MNRPGLHVVLWLTLLSLSACAAVSTGEKGRAVRVRLDLAELASAHEGERHALLIGVNHYDDESWNDLRYPGKDAEDLGRALADPSRGGFHSVTVLSRPEQTTRAAVLEALRALAARPWRPKDVVVVYVSGHGTLARDARGDLQRYLVMRDTRFRDVQGTGLEMAALERELERLASRRRVLVLATCHSGTGKSLLPPAVLDELERTKAAFIPRPLEEDSRASLVLSASDWGEAAREDDALANDIYTHFFIQALDGRGDRNRDGAVSATEAHDWARRHTWTYTQGRQRPSARMMEVGADPVLLSGTLTRPGQPEVFSYSPRLEGFTLKVDGVDAGELPGGVALPEGKRKLGLHKGGELLWEDTVALQLGERRALDSLLSELAEGHRRTASLEVGALGFLDGRSRREVLPPTVMAGVGLRLGGVLLEQRLDVGVELVMGEGRQSLRLDVGGTVPVRHRAVMLGVTVGPSWEWGRLGVSTGPRVAALWLERSFQLDLLSQDERYLTVWPGWMGGVSWRVGARLVLEAKGQLLWAYVPVDGRTRVVGFGGLLLSGGYRF; this is encoded by the coding sequence GTGAACCGTCCCGGCCTCCACGTCGTCCTGTGGCTCACCCTCCTGTCGCTCTCCGCCTGTGCTGCCGTCAGCACGGGGGAGAAGGGGCGGGCAGTGCGAGTGCGCCTGGATTTGGCGGAGCTCGCGTCGGCGCACGAGGGTGAGCGGCACGCGCTTCTCATCGGCGTCAACCACTACGACGACGAGTCCTGGAACGACCTGCGTTACCCGGGCAAGGACGCGGAGGACCTGGGGCGCGCGTTGGCGGACCCGAGTCGCGGGGGCTTCCACTCGGTGACGGTGCTGAGCCGCCCCGAACAGACCACGCGCGCGGCGGTGCTGGAGGCGCTGCGGGCCCTGGCGGCGCGTCCCTGGCGGCCGAAGGACGTGGTGGTGGTCTATGTCTCGGGCCACGGCACGCTCGCGCGCGACGCGCGAGGAGACCTCCAGCGCTACCTGGTGATGCGTGACACCCGCTTCCGGGACGTGCAGGGCACGGGCTTGGAGATGGCGGCACTGGAGCGGGAGTTGGAGCGGCTGGCCTCGCGCAGGCGGGTGCTGGTGCTGGCCACGTGTCACAGCGGGACGGGCAAGTCGCTGCTGCCCCCGGCGGTGCTCGACGAACTGGAGCGCACCAAGGCCGCTTTCATTCCGCGTCCGCTCGAAGAGGACAGTCGCGCCTCGCTCGTCCTGTCCGCCAGTGATTGGGGCGAGGCGGCGCGCGAGGACGACGCGCTCGCCAACGACATCTACACGCACTTCTTCATCCAGGCGCTCGACGGCCGTGGAGACCGCAACCGGGATGGCGCGGTGAGCGCCACCGAAGCGCACGACTGGGCGCGCCGCCACACGTGGACCTATACCCAGGGCCGCCAGCGCCCGAGCGCGCGGATGATGGAAGTGGGCGCGGACCCGGTGCTGCTCTCCGGCACGCTGACGCGGCCTGGACAGCCGGAGGTCTTCTCCTACAGCCCGCGCCTGGAGGGCTTCACGCTCAAGGTGGATGGCGTGGACGCGGGCGAACTGCCCGGCGGCGTGGCGCTCCCAGAGGGTAAGCGCAAGCTGGGGCTCCACAAGGGCGGCGAGCTGTTGTGGGAGGACACCGTGGCGCTCCAACTTGGTGAGCGGCGCGCGCTGGACTCGCTGCTGAGCGAGCTGGCGGAGGGCCACCGTCGCACCGCCTCCCTGGAGGTGGGCGCGCTGGGATTCCTCGATGGGCGCAGCCGCCGCGAGGTGCTGCCTCCCACGGTGATGGCGGGAGTGGGCCTGCGGCTGGGCGGTGTGCTGCTGGAGCAGCGACTGGACGTCGGAGTGGAGCTGGTGATGGGAGAGGGGCGTCAGTCACTGAGGCTCGACGTGGGAGGCACGGTACCGGTGCGCCACCGCGCGGTGATGCTGGGTGTGACGGTGGGCCCCTCGTGGGAGTGGGGCCGGCTGGGGGTGTCCACGGGGCCGCGTGTGGCCGCTTTGTGGTTGGAGCGCTCCTTCCAGTTGGACCTATTGAGCCAGGACGAGCGCTACCTCACGGTGTGGCCTGGCTGGATGGGGGGAGTGTCATGGCGCGTGGGAGCCCGGCTGGTGCTGGAGGCGAAGGGGCAGCTGCTCTGGGCCTATGTCCCGGTGGACGGCCGCACCCGCGTGGTGGGCTTCGGTGGCCTGTTGCTGAGTGGGGGGTATCGCTTCTGA
- a CDS encoding RNA polymerase sigma factor, which translates to MTEEELSTCIQRATRGAQDAHRELYQRFHGSVRRAALGYSALGPAEVEDVVQETFVRAFRELPRLQHPRAFGSWLVTIARHHAQALSRGAQVRGRAVEDLALELETTTPAHPPFLELERRVAVVRELIEALPEGPEKETVRLFYLEGELSAREIAERLGLGKSAVTMRLERFRARVKRELLARLLAAGVG; encoded by the coding sequence GTGACGGAGGAGGAACTCTCCACCTGCATCCAGCGGGCGACCCGGGGCGCGCAGGATGCCCACCGGGAGCTGTACCAGCGATTCCATGGGTCCGTGCGTCGCGCCGCGCTGGGTTACTCCGCGCTGGGTCCCGCGGAAGTGGAGGACGTGGTTCAGGAGACCTTCGTTCGTGCCTTCCGGGAGCTGCCACGGCTCCAGCACCCGCGCGCCTTTGGAAGCTGGCTGGTGACGATTGCGCGGCACCATGCGCAGGCGCTCAGTCGGGGCGCGCAGGTCCGAGGTCGCGCGGTGGAGGACTTGGCGCTGGAGTTGGAGACGACGACGCCCGCGCATCCTCCGTTCCTGGAGCTGGAGCGGCGCGTGGCGGTGGTGCGCGAGCTCATCGAAGCGCTGCCGGAGGGGCCCGAGAAGGAGACGGTCCGTCTCTTCTATCTGGAGGGGGAACTGAGCGCGCGGGAGATCGCCGAGCGCCTGGGGTTGGGCAAGAGCGCGGTGACGATGCGCCTGGAGCGCTTTCGCGCGCGGGTGAAGCGTGAGTTGCTGGCGCGGCTGTTGGCCGCGGGAGTGGGATGA
- a CDS encoding DUF2079 domain-containing protein has protein sequence MALLLVVLIWGVFVVVPVWLQAAQGCFPNFDLGIYSQAVARLSLAEPNPWISARQVFIFNDHFDPILWVAHPLAWIIPPMWAALAVEALFVLLTVAPLLWLHLKGLLSRNALVLLAALLLLSPSMVEAMKFPVHPTTWSVLPWVLTGLAFHLRRQGLLLASLVLLFACKEEFAFGGVMLTLALVLRGERRLATFVGALSLAWLAWVYGLRPWLLGPTVDYTFRLRQGMEGGWFHYLSLRLAPPHVSRIGTLTLLFVPLGVWAWRERLRPDWTWLLVLLPMLGIRFLGMAWRFHYGVPVVAAALMGFLPVLRTRSPPWWVIASTSVVLLASNEPNLRKLTSTLVSPQTSPRHCPRTPERLASLSRGVDMLTQRSEGSALLSSNLVALLADRSEIYAVGGPQPDEGRAHEWVLVEKPPHGDVWPLTSTRVLELIDVWRTDASTQVIIDDENVFMARGRFTAYR, from the coding sequence ATGGCCCTGCTTCTCGTGGTCCTCATCTGGGGGGTGTTCGTCGTAGTCCCTGTCTGGCTTCAGGCCGCGCAGGGATGCTTCCCGAACTTCGACCTGGGTATCTATTCCCAGGCAGTGGCGCGCTTGTCGTTGGCGGAGCCCAACCCGTGGATCAGCGCGCGGCAGGTCTTCATCTTCAACGACCACTTCGACCCCATCCTCTGGGTGGCACATCCTCTGGCGTGGATAATCCCACCCATGTGGGCCGCGTTGGCCGTCGAGGCACTCTTCGTGCTGCTCACCGTGGCCCCCCTGCTCTGGCTCCACTTGAAGGGGTTGCTGAGCCGCAATGCCTTGGTTCTGCTCGCGGCACTCCTGCTGCTGAGTCCCAGCATGGTGGAGGCCATGAAGTTCCCCGTCCACCCGACGACGTGGTCCGTGCTGCCCTGGGTGCTGACGGGATTGGCCTTCCATCTGCGCCGCCAAGGATTGCTCCTGGCGTCGCTGGTCCTCCTGTTTGCCTGCAAGGAGGAGTTCGCTTTCGGAGGCGTCATGCTGACCCTCGCGCTGGTCCTCCGGGGGGAGCGACGCCTCGCGACATTCGTGGGGGCGCTGTCGCTCGCCTGGCTCGCATGGGTCTACGGGCTGCGCCCTTGGCTCCTGGGCCCCACCGTGGACTACACCTTCCGCCTCAGACAGGGGATGGAGGGAGGCTGGTTCCACTATCTCTCGCTCCGTCTGGCTCCGCCTCATGTGTCGCGCATCGGCACCCTGACGCTGCTGTTCGTCCCACTGGGAGTCTGGGCATGGCGTGAACGGCTGCGGCCCGACTGGACCTGGCTGCTGGTCCTGCTCCCGATGCTGGGCATCCGCTTCCTCGGCATGGCCTGGCGGTTTCACTATGGCGTACCGGTTGTCGCCGCGGCGCTCATGGGCTTCCTGCCTGTCCTCCGCACCCGGAGCCCTCCCTGGTGGGTCATCGCCTCCACCAGCGTGGTGCTCCTCGCCAGCAACGAGCCGAACCTGCGGAAGCTCACGAGCACGCTTGTCTCTCCCCAGACCTCCCCGCGTCATTGTCCCAGGACACCGGAGCGACTGGCGAGCCTCTCTCGGGGCGTGGACATGCTCACCCAGCGCAGCGAGGGCTCGGCGCTGCTGAGCAGCAACCTTGTCGCCTTGCTGGCGGACCGCAGCGAGATATACGCCGTGGGTGGCCCACAGCCGGACGAGGGGCGCGCCCATGAATGGGTGCTCGTCGAGAAGCCTCCGCATGGTGACGTCTGGCCCCTCACCTCCACGCGAGTGCTGGAACTCATCGATGTCTGGCGCACAGATGCAAGCACGCAAGTCATTATCGATGACGAGAACGTTTTCATGGCGCGAGGGCGCTTTACTGCGTACCGCTGA
- a CDS encoding RNA polymerase sigma factor → MRKPVNEVEQTEGYYRRYGEAVHRRCLRLLGDEALAWDSTQEVFLRVHANLKPLRAAGSPLSWLLTVTDRQCFSVLRRRRTEASLALTRLAPLPEAIASPEAALERLLVDADLVRRVLAHCPEDVQRVVAHRFIDELEQEQIAALLDVSRKTVQRKLQTFFDTARRLLDVAPRLEPRKGTAPA, encoded by the coding sequence GTGCGCAAGCCGGTGAACGAGGTCGAGCAGACCGAGGGCTACTACCGTCGCTACGGTGAGGCCGTGCATCGGCGTTGCCTGCGCCTGCTCGGCGACGAGGCGCTGGCCTGGGATTCGACGCAGGAGGTGTTCCTGCGCGTCCACGCGAACTTGAAGCCGCTTCGCGCCGCAGGCTCTCCGTTGTCGTGGCTGCTCACCGTGACGGACCGACAGTGCTTCTCGGTGCTGCGCCGCCGGCGCACCGAGGCCTCCCTCGCGCTGACGCGACTGGCGCCGCTTCCGGAGGCCATCGCTTCCCCAGAGGCCGCGCTGGAGCGGCTGCTGGTGGATGCGGACCTGGTGAGGCGCGTCCTCGCCCACTGCCCGGAAGACGTCCAGCGCGTCGTGGCCCACCGCTTCATCGATGAGCTGGAGCAGGAGCAGATCGCCGCGCTGCTCGACGTCTCGCGCAAGACGGTGCAGCGCAAGTTGCAGACCTTCTTCGACACCGCGCGGCGGCTCCTGGACGTCGCCCCCCGTCTTGAGCCGAGAAAGGGAACGGCCCCCGCATGA
- a CDS encoding caspase family protein, with product MSARDSRVLGALLVLLSVSAASAESRFSISVGHNLGLDSDEPLRWAQQDAERMDAVFGQLGGVPEDRRLLLRGESVSNLRLGLARMRGRLEEARRAGERTLLFFFFSGHGDEASLRLGGEALPLAELQRLLAEVPATVTVAILDACHSGALVRGRSKGLKSAPAFDVSFLRQVGPEGRVFIASAGAHEVAQESDSLRGSFFTHHLISGLRGAADVDGDGRVSLTEAYAHVYHRTLAGSHASTAAVQHPELSSQLAGEGDLFLTTLSRAHARLELPAAVGDSVVLVDERTLHVMAEVAPRAEDPVSVALPSGRYRVQVRRGPQVLYGKVYLPWGEKQRLNPESLEVRTLALHQRKGALLDASTWRLQAALGAGRSSTQLGGWGPQVGVLLAREGPGGRGLSFLGGLTLGATRGSTAAQKLEQVEIGLWSGLGLAGSVGRVWAGAHAGVGVLGLVQRATSPDAERRREVGLPASRTRAGAGAAILATLSAEVPVSASTGLFARLGGHVALMREDDELRTQLAPQLMLGCTWGL from the coding sequence GTGAGTGCCCGAGACTCGCGCGTGCTCGGCGCGCTGCTCGTCCTGCTCTCCGTTTCGGCCGCGAGCGCGGAGAGCCGGTTCTCCATCAGCGTGGGACACAACCTGGGCCTGGACTCGGATGAGCCCCTGCGCTGGGCTCAGCAGGATGCCGAGCGCATGGACGCGGTCTTCGGCCAGCTTGGCGGCGTGCCCGAGGACCGCCGCCTGCTCCTGCGCGGTGAGTCGGTCTCGAATCTCCGGCTGGGACTGGCGCGGATGCGAGGCCGCCTCGAGGAGGCGCGGCGCGCCGGAGAGCGCACGCTGCTGTTCTTCTTCTTCTCGGGGCACGGCGACGAGGCCTCGCTGCGCCTGGGAGGCGAGGCCCTCCCGCTCGCGGAGCTGCAGCGGCTGCTGGCCGAGGTCCCGGCCACCGTCACCGTCGCCATTCTAGACGCCTGTCACAGTGGCGCGCTCGTGCGCGGCCGGTCCAAGGGGCTCAAGTCCGCGCCCGCCTTCGATGTCTCCTTCCTCCGGCAGGTGGGGCCGGAGGGCCGCGTGTTCATCGCCTCCGCCGGGGCACACGAGGTGGCGCAGGAGTCGGACAGCCTCCGGGGCTCGTTCTTCACGCACCACCTGATTTCGGGCCTGCGGGGCGCGGCGGATGTGGACGGCGATGGCCGCGTCTCGCTCACGGAAGCGTATGCCCACGTCTATCATCGCACGCTCGCGGGCTCGCATGCCTCCACGGCGGCGGTGCAGCACCCGGAGCTGTCCAGTCAGCTCGCGGGAGAAGGGGACCTGTTCCTCACCACGCTCTCGCGGGCCCATGCGCGGCTCGAGCTCCCCGCCGCGGTGGGGGACAGCGTCGTGCTCGTGGACGAGCGCACGCTGCACGTGATGGCGGAGGTGGCGCCCCGGGCCGAGGACCCGGTGAGCGTCGCACTGCCCTCGGGCCGCTACCGCGTGCAGGTGCGGCGCGGCCCCCAGGTTCTCTATGGCAAGGTGTACCTGCCCTGGGGCGAGAAGCAGCGCTTGAATCCCGAGTCCCTGGAGGTTCGCACGTTGGCCCTGCACCAGCGGAAGGGCGCGCTCCTGGACGCCAGCACCTGGCGACTTCAAGCGGCGCTGGGCGCTGGGCGCTCCTCGACGCAACTGGGAGGCTGGGGACCGCAGGTGGGCGTGCTGCTCGCGCGCGAGGGCCCTGGAGGACGGGGGTTGTCCTTCCTCGGGGGCCTCACGCTGGGCGCCACCCGGGGCTCCACGGCCGCGCAGAAGCTCGAGCAAGTCGAGATTGGGCTGTGGAGTGGCCTGGGCCTGGCCGGCTCGGTGGGGCGCGTCTGGGCGGGCGCCCACGCGGGCGTCGGCGTGCTGGGGCTGGTCCAGCGCGCGACGAGCCCGGATGCGGAGCGGCGCCGGGAGGTGGGGTTGCCCGCGTCGCGGACGCGCGCGGGCGCGGGAGCCGCCATCCTCGCCACGCTCTCCGCCGAGGTGCCGGTGAGCGCGAGCACGGGCCTCTTCGCCCGGCTGGGCGGCCATGTCGCGTTGATGCGCGAGGACGACGAGCTCAGGACGCAACTCGCACCACAACTGATGCTCGGTTGCACCTGGGGACTGTGA
- a CDS encoding exonuclease/endonuclease/phosphatase family protein has translation MLALKTFTRTFVATFFVLGLMTWAREASAAIKVASWNIQVFGQKKVMNADVMRVIVDTVKQYDLILVQEIRDPTDIATTALMKQLNAATGNAYSILVSNRLGRANTTEQYAFIYKKSALKMVDSYHYADSADLFAREPFVVRFSTTQATAKNFFVVPLHAESSAAVAEIGSLVKVYDDAAKRWNIKNGILMGDWQAGCSYFAKKYWETNPLRSDSRFTWLIGDDTKSSVGKASCPYDRAVVAGDKLRAHAAKGRTVYLDTKFNLTTDSMKLVSDHYPIEFELN, from the coding sequence ATGCTTGCCCTGAAGACCTTCACACGCACCTTCGTCGCAACATTTTTCGTCCTGGGCCTGATGACATGGGCCAGGGAAGCTTCGGCTGCCATCAAAGTAGCGAGTTGGAATATCCAGGTCTTCGGTCAAAAGAAGGTGATGAACGCGGACGTCATGAGAGTCATCGTGGATACCGTCAAGCAGTACGACCTCATCCTTGTCCAGGAAATCAGAGATCCGACCGACATCGCGACGACGGCCCTCATGAAGCAACTCAACGCTGCGACAGGCAACGCATACAGCATCCTCGTAAGCAATCGTCTGGGTCGGGCAAATACAACGGAGCAATACGCTTTTATTTACAAGAAGAGCGCGCTCAAGATGGTCGACAGCTACCACTATGCCGACTCCGCCGACCTCTTCGCACGCGAACCATTCGTCGTCAGGTTCAGCACCACCCAGGCAACCGCGAAGAATTTTTTCGTCGTTCCACTCCACGCGGAGTCCTCGGCGGCGGTCGCAGAAATAGGCTCCCTGGTGAAGGTCTACGACGACGCGGCAAAGCGCTGGAACATCAAGAACGGCATCCTCATGGGGGACTGGCAAGCAGGCTGTAGCTACTTTGCCAAGAAGTATTGGGAGACGAATCCCCTGCGTTCGGACTCTCGCTTCACCTGGCTCATCGGGGACGACACCAAGTCCTCTGTCGGCAAGGCGAGTTGCCCTTACGACCGAGCCGTCGTGGCAGGCGATAAGCTGCGCGCGCATGCCGCGAAGGGGCGCACCGTGTACCTTGACACCAAGTTCAATCTGACTACGGATTCAATGAAGTTGGTGAGCGACCACTATCCGATTGAGTTTGAGCTCAACTAG
- a CDS encoding PQQ-dependent sugar dehydrogenase: MRIPLRARPLLVACAPLLLSGCFHLFGGGGGGKADFKPPRRVDPQDVAVPEGYRIEVVATGLTYPTGVAFDGEGTPYVTESGYSYGEDFAPGRLLRVEKDGRLTEVAKGEHQPWTGVTWHQGAFYVAQGGEQGGGRIVRVTPGGLMTPLVSSLPSLGDHHTNGPVVGPDGALYFGVGTATNSGVVGPDNASMGWLKRNPAFHDVPCRDVTLAGVNYPSANPLASQSGQVLTGAFVPFGTETKPGQVIKGGMPCSGAVFRLVPEATTPELVAWGFRNPFGLAFAPNGRLYVTENGYDVRGSRPLFGAADWMWEVEPGGWYGFPDFAGGKPVDQEWFKVPGGEVPKRVLQEPPGTPPQPVAAFGVHSSSNRFDFSRNPDFGHVGEAFVAQFGDQAPDTGKTMAPVGFKVVRVDVSNGVIEDFVANKDKGSGGPASRLRKAGLERPIDARFEPSGRALYIVDFGVMLVKGKGDLRPFQQTGVLWRVTRATPEAKP, translated from the coding sequence ATGCGAATTCCGCTCCGAGCGCGTCCCCTGCTGGTGGCGTGCGCACCGCTGCTGCTCTCCGGCTGCTTCCACCTCTTTGGAGGCGGGGGCGGCGGCAAGGCGGACTTCAAGCCGCCCCGCCGCGTGGATCCACAAGACGTGGCCGTGCCGGAGGGCTACCGCATTGAGGTCGTGGCCACCGGTCTGACGTACCCCACCGGCGTCGCCTTCGACGGAGAGGGCACGCCCTACGTCACCGAGTCCGGCTACAGCTACGGCGAGGACTTCGCCCCGGGCAGGCTGCTTCGGGTGGAGAAGGACGGCCGCCTCACCGAGGTGGCGAAGGGCGAGCATCAGCCGTGGACGGGCGTCACCTGGCACCAGGGCGCGTTCTATGTCGCCCAGGGCGGTGAACAGGGCGGTGGCCGCATCGTCCGCGTCACGCCGGGTGGCCTGATGACGCCGCTCGTCTCCAGCCTGCCCAGCCTGGGGGACCACCACACCAATGGCCCCGTCGTGGGACCTGACGGCGCGCTCTACTTCGGGGTGGGCACGGCGACGAACTCCGGCGTCGTGGGCCCGGACAACGCGAGCATGGGGTGGCTGAAACGCAACCCGGCCTTCCACGACGTGCCGTGCCGCGACGTCACGCTGGCCGGCGTCAACTACCCCAGCGCCAACCCACTCGCCTCGCAGTCGGGCCAGGTGCTCACGGGTGCCTTCGTCCCGTTCGGCACGGAGACGAAGCCGGGGCAGGTCATCAAGGGCGGTATGCCGTGCAGCGGTGCGGTGTTCCGGCTCGTTCCCGAGGCCACCACACCGGAACTGGTGGCCTGGGGGTTCCGCAACCCGTTCGGCCTGGCGTTCGCGCCCAACGGCCGGCTGTACGTCACCGAGAACGGCTACGACGTGCGCGGCAGCCGGCCGCTCTTCGGAGCTGCGGACTGGATGTGGGAGGTGGAGCCGGGCGGCTGGTATGGCTTTCCGGACTTCGCCGGTGGCAAGCCCGTGGATCAGGAGTGGTTCAAGGTGCCGGGTGGCGAGGTGCCCAAGCGCGTGCTGCAAGAGCCCCCTGGGACGCCGCCTCAGCCGGTGGCCGCCTTCGGCGTGCACTCGTCGTCCAACCGCTTCGACTTCTCCCGCAACCCGGACTTCGGCCACGTGGGCGAGGCCTTTGTCGCGCAGTTCGGAGACCAGGCCCCGGACACGGGCAAAACGATGGCGCCCGTGGGCTTCAAGGTCGTTCGGGTGGACGTGTCGAATGGCGTCATCGAGGACTTCGTCGCCAACAAGGACAAGGGCAGCGGAGGGCCGGCCTCGCGGCTGCGGAAGGCGGGCCTGGAGCGCCCCATTGACGCGCGCTTCGAGCCCAGCGGCAGGGCGCTCTACATCGTCGACTTCGGCGTCATGCTGGTGAAGGGCAAGGGAGACTTACGTCCCTTCCAGCAGACGGGCGTGCTGTGGCGCGTGACTCGCGCGACCCCGGAGGCGAAGCCATGA
- a CDS encoding c-type cytochrome, whose amino-acid sequence MRTTLLAVLAFTTLACGPARRGPPFGAPRQFTEQEQEGRVLFMRHCNQCHPGGAAGLGPAINNKPLPSVAMRTQIRHGVGAMPAFTDEMLDDAQVDAIVAFLNDLQEAKD is encoded by the coding sequence ATGAGGACAACCCTGCTCGCCGTGCTCGCCTTCACCACCCTGGCCTGTGGCCCCGCGCGCCGGGGCCCGCCCTTCGGCGCGCCCCGGCAGTTCACCGAGCAGGAGCAGGAGGGCCGAGTCCTCTTCATGCGCCACTGCAACCAGTGTCACCCCGGCGGCGCGGCCGGGTTGGGGCCGGCCATCAACAACAAGCCCCTGCCGTCGGTGGCCATGCGTACGCAGATACGCCATGGGGTGGGCGCCATGCCTGCCTTCACCGATGAGATGCTCGACGATGCGCAGGTGGACGCCATCGTCGCGTTCCTCAACGATCTGCAGGAGGCGAAGGACTAG
- a CDS encoding transposase — MERCREGPHRAPAEGAAFIADTGHDADRIRANVRNLRMKPVIHSNPIRKRALPLDRTLYRLRYRVECFFHDLKHFRAVATRHDKTATSYLAVLHVASMLLWLRSSGTAPSPSPPADR; from the coding sequence ATTGAGCGATGCCGAGAGGGGCCGCATCGCGCCCCTGCCGAGGGCGCCGCTTTCATCGCGGATACCGGCCATGACGCCGACCGCATCCGCGCCAACGTTCGGAACCTCAGGATGAAGCCTGTCATCCATTCAAACCCGATCCGCAAGCGGGCGTTGCCGTTAGACCGCACCCTGTACCGGCTGCGCTACCGGGTGGAGTGCTTCTTCCACGACCTCAAGCATTTTCGGGCCGTCGCCACCCGCCATGACAAGACGGCGACGAGCTACCTCGCCGTCCTGCATGTCGCATCCATGCTTCTTTGGCTGCGCTCATCAGGGACAGCCCCTAGTCCTTCGCCTCCTGCAGATCGTTGA